Proteins found in one Maridesulfovibrio sp. genomic segment:
- a CDS encoding deoxyribonuclease IV: MFIGAHMPITGGVDKAVERIMSIGGTALQIFTRNQRQWKVKPLEEKVVDRFKNLREEWGNYPVSVHDSYLINLASPKPDSAAKSVKAFAEELRRTERLGIESLVTHPGSHLGSGNVEALERYVANLDQAIELSETEEVNVLIENTAGQGTNLGSRFGELATILEGSGYTSRMGVCFDTCHAFAAGYDLRTPESCAEVFERFDKLIGLDFIRFFHLNDSKQEFGSNKDRHEHIGKGYIGLEGFRYIVSDSRFAAVPKVIETPKDDDPEFKLDIENIELLRSLHE, from the coding sequence ATGTTTATAGGCGCTCATATGCCCATAACCGGTGGCGTGGATAAGGCAGTGGAAAGGATTATGTCCATCGGAGGTACTGCCCTGCAGATTTTTACCCGCAACCAGCGCCAGTGGAAAGTCAAGCCGCTTGAAGAAAAAGTGGTAGATAGATTTAAAAATCTAAGGGAAGAGTGGGGCAATTATCCGGTTAGCGTTCATGATTCCTATCTCATAAATCTCGCCTCACCAAAGCCGGACAGCGCAGCTAAATCCGTAAAGGCTTTTGCTGAGGAATTACGCCGTACAGAGCGTCTGGGGATTGAATCTCTGGTAACACATCCCGGATCGCATTTGGGGTCAGGAAATGTTGAGGCCCTTGAGCGATATGTGGCTAACCTCGATCAGGCTATTGAGCTTTCTGAAACCGAAGAAGTGAATGTGCTTATCGAGAATACCGCCGGACAGGGAACGAATCTCGGAAGCAGGTTTGGAGAATTGGCGACCATTTTGGAAGGTTCCGGCTATACCTCGCGTATGGGAGTATGTTTTGATACCTGCCATGCATTTGCCGCCGGATATGATCTGCGTACACCAGAATCATGCGCAGAAGTCTTTGAACGGTTCGATAAGCTTATCGGCCTGGACTTCATTCGTTTTTTTCATCTGAACGACAGCAAGCAGGAATTTGGGTCCAACAAAGACCGTCATGAACATATCGGCAAAGGATATATCGGGCTTGAGGGATTCAGGTATATCGTGAGTGATTCCCGCTTTGCTGCTGTGCCTAAGGTTATTGAAACACCAAAAGATGACGATCCAGAATTCAAACTCGATATAGAGAATATCGAGCTTCTGCGTTCCCTGCATGAGTAG
- a CDS encoding DUF2325 domain-containing protein: protein MCAALIGGMDRLKRDYIISAQKKGVKLKVFTGKENKVSAKLGSADHVIIFTNQISHAAKKDIVKYTKSKQIPLHMFHSCGVSTLKNCLDNL, encoded by the coding sequence ATGTGTGCAGCTCTTATAGGCGGAATGGATAGGCTAAAGCGTGACTATATTATTTCAGCCCAGAAAAAAGGCGTTAAACTCAAAGTTTTCACCGGTAAGGAAAATAAGGTTTCCGCAAAACTGGGAAGTGCCGATCACGTGATAATCTTCACCAACCAGATATCTCACGCGGCCAAAAAAGATATCGTGAAATACACCAAATCCAAGCAGATCCCCCTGCATATGTTCCACTCATGCGGAGTATCCACCCTGAAGAACTGCTTGGACAATCTGTAG
- a CDS encoding PAS domain S-box protein → MITQSSRSDSGSDHLVFRILIILAFTIFAVFVGLSLWVGYSSQLQVRDTARELFVGESAKRAMAVRFYFSNRVSELESATDSKTLRSFVRVLEEKGALSSQKETTLISDVCAVISGILSKRSAGGELAYSRIAVLDENGKLLLDSDVECMIVKDNREFDKFRVRHGVPAYFAGSYAGELSIVVSVPIEYAKGGRGTIVGWTRMESLHRSLSFMTVSPSVGSDFLRVGDTVVAVSNISAQQSGHLLLMDALHEWNGLTVLKAGQSGREVDYLAISSPVRGTSLSVISLVEEDKLFGFLSLRQQFLLTIFLFIVISGGCLWLIRSVLARKVYEARMQEAAKRVEEVNRQKEKIEQEIKNRHMADALRKKAENRYRDIFDNAPIGIFQASTDGRYLTVNKALAGLYGYESSEELVQNVESVAKQIYVNRDDWDRAIDILDFSGQISSFEVECRHRDGHSIWTSRDLRLVKAEPGMPTYVEGFVVNITARKKAEEKQLKSEWRFRSLFENSPVALWELDMSALKNIFDSYSQDMVPVIREDLLSDLDSVKDCLDLVKIIDANNRTIEFLGSHSREELFQRGFSPYVTPHSWRFYRTLILDMLNGALRNRSEFNFLRRDGLEQSFILNLNIVPGFEDSWGRVLVSVEDISELKRIEKELRLSREEAQKANEAKGRFLANMTHEFRTPMNAVKGMVQLLQRSDLNDEQQENLRLIKSSVDSLLVIVNDILDYSRLDSVHMELNEENIDLPAFLQEMRDVVDVGAMNKTLQVNLEADNVPECVRVDSLRLRQVLVNLLGNAVKFTDKGSVTLCCTPVSRTGDDTVIYLLFEISDTGIGLPENAIDSLFKSFVQADPSITRRYGGTGLGLAICYKLVKHLGGELSARNNDEGGALFSFTLPVEACCDVPALDKSDGVEEAVDLSGVKVLVAEDSKMNRILLRKIFEKNGVSDYVMVENGKDAVDTFMESDDFDLIFMDIQMPVLDGFEAAQAIRKTHSPVRIVALTANAGEEFYEKCIESGMDSRITKPFNVDDLLKELAKSASAKS, encoded by the coding sequence ATGATTACGCAAAGTTCCAGATCTGATTCGGGTTCAGACCATCTTGTTTTCCGTATTCTGATAATTCTTGCATTTACGATCTTTGCCGTATTTGTAGGGCTGTCATTATGGGTAGGCTATTCTTCCCAGCTACAGGTCAGGGATACTGCCCGTGAGTTGTTCGTAGGTGAATCAGCTAAAAGGGCCATGGCTGTCAGGTTCTATTTTTCCAACCGTGTTTCCGAGCTTGAGAGTGCCACAGATAGTAAGACCCTGCGGTCTTTTGTCCGTGTGCTGGAAGAGAAAGGGGCACTCTCCTCTCAAAAAGAGACAACCCTTATCTCCGATGTTTGCGCTGTAATTAGCGGAATTTTGTCCAAGCGTAGTGCAGGGGGGGAGCTTGCCTATTCAAGAATCGCGGTTCTTGATGAAAACGGAAAATTATTGCTGGATTCAGATGTGGAATGCATGATTGTCAAAGATAACCGTGAATTCGATAAATTCAGGGTCCGGCATGGAGTTCCGGCTTATTTTGCTGGCTCGTACGCTGGCGAGCTGTCCATTGTCGTCAGTGTTCCCATAGAATACGCAAAGGGGGGACGGGGGACCATTGTGGGCTGGACCAGAATGGAAAGCCTGCATCGCAGCTTGAGTTTCATGACGGTATCTCCTTCGGTTGGGAGCGATTTTCTGCGTGTTGGGGATACTGTTGTAGCTGTATCAAACATTTCCGCACAGCAGAGCGGGCACCTTCTACTAATGGACGCCTTGCATGAATGGAACGGTTTGACCGTGCTTAAGGCCGGACAGTCAGGGCGGGAAGTTGATTATCTGGCCATTTCGTCTCCTGTCCGCGGGACGTCGCTTAGTGTTATCAGTTTAGTGGAAGAAGATAAGCTGTTCGGTTTTCTCAGCCTGAGGCAGCAGTTCCTGCTTACTATATTTTTATTTATAGTTATTTCTGGTGGTTGTTTGTGGCTTATCCGTTCTGTACTGGCTCGTAAGGTTTATGAAGCACGCATGCAGGAAGCGGCCAAAAGGGTCGAGGAAGTCAACAGGCAGAAGGAAAAGATAGAGCAGGAAATCAAGAACCGTCACATGGCTGATGCCTTGCGCAAAAAAGCGGAAAACCGCTATCGGGATATTTTCGATAATGCCCCTATCGGGATTTTTCAGGCTAGTACGGACGGAAGATATCTGACTGTTAATAAGGCTCTTGCCGGTCTTTACGGTTATGAAAGCAGTGAAGAACTGGTTCAGAATGTCGAGAGTGTGGCTAAGCAGATTTATGTAAATCGGGATGATTGGGATCGAGCTATAGATATTTTGGATTTTTCCGGGCAGATATCTTCTTTTGAAGTTGAATGCAGGCATAGGGACGGCCATTCCATATGGACCTCCAGAGATTTAAGATTGGTCAAGGCAGAGCCGGGAATGCCTACCTATGTTGAAGGGTTTGTGGTTAATATCACTGCCCGGAAAAAGGCCGAAGAGAAGCAGCTTAAAAGTGAGTGGAGGTTCCGTTCCCTTTTTGAAAATTCACCAGTGGCTCTCTGGGAACTGGATATGAGCGCACTCAAGAATATCTTTGATTCTTACTCTCAGGACATGGTCCCGGTTATACGGGAAGATCTCCTTTCGGATCTGGATTCAGTGAAAGACTGTCTTGATCTGGTCAAGATAATTGATGCCAACAACCGCACTATTGAATTCTTGGGAAGCCATTCCCGTGAAGAGCTGTTTCAGAGAGGCTTTTCACCTTATGTCACACCTCATTCATGGCGTTTTTACCGTACATTGATTCTTGATATGCTTAATGGAGCTCTTCGAAATCGCAGTGAGTTTAATTTTCTCCGGCGCGATGGCCTTGAACAGTCTTTTATCCTGAATCTTAATATTGTGCCTGGCTTCGAGGATTCGTGGGGCCGGGTGTTGGTCTCGGTTGAAGATATTTCCGAGCTTAAGAGAATTGAAAAAGAATTGCGGCTCAGCAGGGAAGAAGCGCAGAAAGCCAACGAAGCCAAGGGGCGTTTTCTTGCTAACATGACTCACGAATTCAGGACTCCGATGAATGCGGTAAAAGGTATGGTCCAGCTTCTTCAGCGATCCGATCTTAACGATGAGCAGCAGGAAAATTTGCGCCTGATCAAATCTTCCGTTGATAGTCTGCTGGTCATAGTCAACGATATTCTCGACTATTCCAGACTGGATTCAGTTCATATGGAATTAAATGAGGAAAATATAGATTTGCCTGCTTTTCTGCAGGAAATGAGGGATGTTGTCGACGTTGGGGCCATGAACAAGACCTTACAGGTGAATCTCGAAGCTGATAACGTTCCTGAATGTGTGCGGGTGGACAGCCTTCGGTTGCGGCAGGTGCTGGTTAATCTGCTTGGAAACGCGGTAAAATTTACGGATAAAGGTTCCGTAACCCTTTGCTGTACTCCGGTCTCGCGAACCGGGGATGATACTGTAATTTATCTGCTTTTTGAGATCTCTGATACCGGTATAGGATTACCGGAAAATGCAATTGATTCCCTGTTTAAATCTTTCGTGCAGGCCGATCCGAGTATAACGCGCCGTTACGGAGGTACTGGATTGGGATTGGCTATCTGCTATAAATTAGTCAAGCATCTTGGTGGTGAATTATCCGCGCGCAACAATGATGAGGGCGGAGCTCTTTTTTCATTCACTCTCCCGGTGGAAGCATGTTGCGATGTTCCGGCTTTGGACAAAAGTGATGGTGTTGAAGAAGCTGTTGATTTATCTGGTGTTAAGGTGCTTGTGGCGGAAGATAGTAAGATGAACCGTATTTTGCTTCGGAAGATTTTTGAAAAGAATGGGGTCAGCGATTATGTAATGGTTGAGAACGGTAAGGATGCGGTGGATACTTTTATGGAAAGTGACGATTTTGATCTGATTTTCATGGACATACAAATGCCGGTGCTGGATGGTTTTGAAGCTGCGCAGGCAATCCGCAAAACCCATTCTCCTGTAAGAATAGTCGCCCTTACTGCCAATGCGGGTGAAGAATTTTATGAAAAATGCATTGAAAGCGGCATGGATTCCCGGATCACCAAACCGTTTAATGTGGATGATCTTTTGAAAGAGCTGGCGAAATCAGCTTCCGCAAAGTCTTGA
- a CDS encoding nitroreductase family protein — protein sequence MLPVIINPELCKKDELCVHECPLSVLVVEGKDQVPTVHPRKASYCINCGHCMAVCPTGAITLTAFEGQEAVPFSKQDMPDPDSIETLVKTRRSVRKFKKKQLSAEKIGELIHIAAYAPSGHNVQPVSWTVLDTPEKIHELGEVIVEWMKEMVDQKHPLAGKLFFSGLVNAWNKGNDAICRNAPAVAIAWAPEQGITPQADAIIATNTLELAAHAKGYGSCWAGYVILAAAYSPKVLDFLGVPEGCMAHGALFLGYPAVNYRNIPPRHKAVAEKVDGKFIFHAKQNAH from the coding sequence ATGCTACCAGTTATAATTAATCCAGAACTCTGCAAAAAAGATGAGCTCTGCGTACACGAATGTCCTCTCTCGGTTCTGGTCGTAGAAGGCAAAGACCAAGTTCCCACGGTACATCCCAGAAAAGCAAGCTACTGCATCAACTGCGGTCACTGTATGGCCGTCTGCCCCACCGGGGCCATCACTCTTACTGCCTTTGAGGGACAGGAGGCGGTTCCCTTCAGCAAGCAGGATATGCCAGATCCGGACTCAATAGAAACGTTGGTCAAAACCCGTCGATCTGTCCGCAAATTCAAAAAGAAACAACTTAGCGCCGAAAAGATCGGCGAGCTCATCCACATTGCCGCCTACGCTCCTTCCGGGCATAATGTTCAACCCGTTTCATGGACTGTCCTGGATACCCCTGAAAAAATACATGAGCTTGGGGAAGTGATAGTTGAATGGATGAAAGAAATGGTTGATCAAAAACATCCGCTGGCGGGTAAACTGTTCTTCAGCGGACTGGTCAACGCATGGAACAAAGGGAATGACGCGATCTGCCGCAATGCTCCAGCCGTGGCCATTGCATGGGCACCTGAACAGGGTATCACCCCACAGGCTGATGCAATTATCGCCACCAACACTCTTGAACTTGCAGCACACGCCAAAGGATATGGCAGCTGTTGGGCTGGCTATGTTATACTTGCTGCCGCATACAGTCCGAAAGTTCTTGATTTTCTGGGAGTACCGGAAGGCTGCATGGCCCACGGAGCTCTTTTTCTGGGATATCCGGCTGTTAACTACCGCAACATTCCGCCCCGCCATAAGGCTGTTGCTGAAAAAGTTGACGGAAAATTTATTTTCCACGCAAAGCAGAATGCACATTAA
- a CDS encoding amphi-Trp domain-containing protein — protein sequence MSKDEKSKVTLKKKVGQEEAIVILENILNSFKSGNMLIQNGDETVTLIPSDEINVEIKAKTKKLKNKLSMEFSWKATPVEVEVENFSVTEAGDNEKSAPDETAAEDQESKPEPGKARIIKKADQ from the coding sequence ATGAGTAAGGATGAAAAGTCTAAAGTAACTCTGAAAAAGAAAGTAGGACAGGAAGAAGCTATCGTCATTCTGGAAAACATCCTGAACAGCTTCAAGTCCGGGAACATGCTCATCCAGAACGGGGATGAAACTGTCACCCTGATTCCATCCGATGAAATCAATGTGGAAATCAAAGCCAAAACCAAAAAGCTGAAAAACAAACTCAGCATGGAATTTTCATGGAAAGCAACCCCGGTTGAGGTTGAAGTTGAAAATTTCAGCGTCACCGAAGCTGGAGACAATGAGAAATCAGCCCCAGATGAGACTGCTGCCGAAGATCAGGAGTCCAAGCCGGAACCGGGTAAGGCCAGAATCATCAAAAAAGCTGACCAATAA
- a CDS encoding GAK system CofD-like protein, translated as MRIKIEREVRVPDPLKLERYRRTPDLGPRILFFSGGTALKKTSSVLAQYTHNSIHIITPFDSGGSSAVIRNKFKMLAVGDIRNRLMALADQSVLGNPAIYKLFAYRLPKDAGEDELRAEFEEMMECKHPLVRDIPAPMRKIIRNHFIQFANFMEDFNLRGASIGNIILTAGYMTNRRHIDPVIYIFSKLVEVRGVVRPTVNKDLHLAAELEDGTFVVGQHLMTGKESSPIASGIKKLWLAEKLGDSTPCTVRIRKKMKKLINSAELICYPLGSFYSSVVANLLPEGIGSAVSDSRCPKVFTPNTGTDPELKGHSLTHQIQKLLYYLRKDDPENIRVSDVLNFILVDSVNGIYPGGVDKKEINKLGIQAIDCELISKESAPYLDPHLLSQALLSLT; from the coding sequence ATGCGCATCAAAATCGAACGTGAAGTCAGGGTACCGGACCCGCTCAAGCTGGAAAGATACAGGAGAACACCGGACCTCGGTCCAAGAATCCTGTTTTTCAGTGGCGGAACTGCGCTCAAGAAGACTTCGTCCGTGCTGGCCCAGTACACGCACAACAGCATCCACATAATTACCCCCTTTGATTCAGGGGGCAGTTCCGCTGTTATCCGCAACAAGTTCAAGATGCTGGCCGTGGGTGATATCCGCAACCGGCTCATGGCTCTCGCTGATCAAAGCGTTCTGGGAAATCCAGCTATATATAAGCTTTTCGCCTACCGGTTGCCTAAAGATGCCGGAGAGGATGAGCTGCGCGCTGAATTTGAAGAAATGATGGAATGCAAGCATCCGCTGGTACGCGATATCCCGGCCCCCATGCGCAAGATCATCCGCAACCATTTTATTCAATTTGCAAATTTCATGGAGGATTTCAACCTACGCGGGGCAAGCATCGGAAACATAATTCTCACTGCCGGGTATATGACCAACCGAAGGCATATCGACCCGGTAATCTATATTTTCTCCAAACTGGTAGAAGTTCGAGGCGTTGTGCGGCCCACGGTCAACAAGGACCTTCACCTCGCCGCAGAATTGGAAGACGGAACATTTGTAGTCGGCCAGCATCTGATGACCGGAAAGGAGTCTTCACCCATCGCCTCGGGCATCAAAAAGCTCTGGCTGGCTGAAAAACTCGGTGATTCCACTCCCTGCACTGTCCGGATCCGCAAAAAAATGAAAAAATTAATCAACAGTGCCGAGCTGATCTGCTATCCTTTAGGCAGCTTCTATTCCAGTGTTGTGGCGAATCTTCTGCCGGAAGGCATCGGCAGTGCGGTCAGCGACAGCAGGTGCCCTAAAGTTTTCACACCCAACACCGGAACAGATCCCGAATTGAAAGGGCACTCGCTGACGCACCAGATTCAGAAGCTCCTCTACTATCTGCGTAAGGATGATCCGGAGAACATCCGGGTAAGTGATGTACTCAACTTTATTCTCGTAGACTCGGTAAATGGGATTTATCCCGGCGGTGTTGATAAAAAAGAAATCAATAAACTCGGTATTCAGGCCATAGACTGCGAGCTGATCAGCAAAGAAAGCGCTCCTTATCTGGACCCGCATCTTCTTTCTCAGGCCCTGCTATCACTGACCTGA
- a CDS encoding HprK-related kinase B encodes MSQTAITKSAIVDKFRTEFPATESIFIDFGGCIIETRVNSSELLDDLNNYFKEFLADVDKGDILITAHECPAVDLGLEYSVKQPDPGKTKIKEEFYNLPDGRVVYKRLTGMIFAFGGDENIAIGPCIENSNQLINFINNRFIEYKLNNGSLLGHAAGVLKNGRGIAMAGFSGMGKSTLALHLMSRGTTFVSNDRIMAEDNGDSLTMYGVAKQPRINPGTALNNPDLTCIVSSEDKERFLSMPKEELWELEHKYDALIDECYGKNKFVLKAPLSALVILNWKRDSSETVVKKVDPKERKDLLPAFMKSTGLFYLPDSPEKRDDPDIDAYAELLSKTTLIEISGGVDFDKAADACLRFMDEGSI; translated from the coding sequence ATGAGCCAGACCGCAATCACTAAATCCGCAATTGTTGATAAATTCCGCACTGAATTTCCGGCTACCGAATCCATTTTCATAGACTTCGGAGGCTGCATAATCGAAACACGGGTAAACAGCTCAGAACTGCTGGACGACCTGAACAACTATTTCAAGGAATTTCTGGCTGACGTCGATAAGGGCGATATCCTTATCACCGCTCACGAATGCCCCGCTGTGGACCTCGGCCTTGAATATTCCGTAAAGCAGCCGGACCCCGGCAAGACCAAGATCAAGGAAGAATTTTATAATCTCCCTGACGGTCGTGTGGTCTACAAAAGATTAACCGGGATGATTTTCGCTTTCGGCGGTGATGAAAACATAGCCATCGGTCCCTGCATTGAGAACTCCAATCAGCTCATAAACTTCATCAACAACCGCTTCATCGAATACAAACTCAACAACGGTTCTTTACTCGGCCACGCCGCAGGGGTCCTTAAAAACGGACGCGGTATCGCCATGGCGGGATTCTCAGGTATGGGCAAATCGACCCTCGCCTTGCACCTGATGAGCCGCGGAACCACTTTCGTCAGCAATGACCGGATCATGGCCGAAGATAACGGCGATTCACTGACCATGTACGGCGTTGCCAAACAGCCGCGCATCAACCCGGGTACCGCGCTTAACAACCCGGACCTGACCTGCATCGTAAGCTCTGAAGATAAAGAGAGGTTCCTGAGCATGCCCAAGGAGGAACTCTGGGAACTTGAGCACAAATACGACGCGCTCATCGATGAATGTTACGGCAAAAACAAATTCGTGCTCAAAGCACCTCTGAGCGCATTGGTCATCCTCAACTGGAAACGCGACAGTTCCGAAACCGTAGTTAAAAAAGTTGATCCCAAAGAACGCAAGGATCTGCTTCCCGCATTTATGAAATCCACCGGTCTCTTCTATCTGCCTGATTCCCCTGAGAAGAGAGATGATCCCGATATCGATGCATACGCGGAGCTACTCTCAAAAACCACCCTGATTGAAATAAGCGGCGGTGTGGATTTTGATAAGGCAGCCGACGCCTGTCTGCGGTTTATGGACGAAGGGTCCATTTAA